GTTGCGAGACTCAATCTGTTTACGAGTTGCAAGAACAGTATCTTCATGAATAGGCTTGTTAAAGCATTCTTGACATGAACATGGCTCTATGCAGTAGACACCAGCAGCAAAGCATTCACAGTAACTGCACGAACAGTATCAGAAGTCAAATTATAGACTCAAGGACCAGTACAAGAGGTAAACAGAATCAAAGAACATCAACAGTTTATCCGCCTCAGGAGATTATGCAGGAGGTAACTTGTCTACATGTAGATCGTGTAACAACCACCAGTTTTAAAGCTTTTTCATATCAAAGGACAATGTTGATTGAGATAACTGGATGCAATTCTAAAGTGAGCGAAATGAAATTCCTAAGCCAATATATATCCGACTGATAATATTCAAACATTCAATAAAAGCTGTCTCACTGCGAGTGACAAAAGTTTTAGGCTTCACTAAAAGGGAGATGAAGAACCTACAGTTTCAGACACTTCGATTTTTTACAGTTGCAACGTTTGCAAGAAGACTCGGTTTCTCCAGCTTGTTCGAACTTGCGCCTGCACATCCAATCAGAATTAAGATGTCAGATAAAAGTACAAAAATCTAACCAATcacatgaaaatgaaaatgaacatgacataatAATTTAACGAAGAATATATGGTCAACAGCACACACCTCTTCATTTTAGGGCTATTCTGGTTAAACTCTTCATTAGCTAAAAATGCAGGTTCTTGGGAAGCATCTTGCAGCAGCTGAACGCCATTTTCAGTGCCATCCATGTCCCTTTCAGAAGAAGCCGAAGAGAAAGATTCATGACCAGGTCCTTGACCAGCTGTGGGGGAATGAGCAGAGGCAGAGAGGTTGGGCAAACTTAGTTGTCTACCATAGGCCATATTTTCACGCTTAATGGTTTTGTAGTCTTTTGAGGTTGTTGCAAGAGCATTTAGGTGCAaaccaattccaggtaagatGCACCGGGCGGATTCACCACCAGGTTTCATTGGAACCAGTTGCTTATCATTTGTAGTGATTTTTTCATCAGATTGAGATAACAAAGAACTAGAATTTGGAACATTGTCTAAACTCTTCCTCCGAGCTTCTGCCATCTCAAAATCCAGACAGCGCCTTCGCAAGCCACGATGCAAATTTAAACCAGGCTAATGCACAAACAGAGAAAATAGTATTAGCACAACcaaataagtaaaataaataaggtAAGGACAACAATTCATAACAAAGTAGTCAAGAATCTTTGGAATCGGCATTATTAGGACTATCGTGAAGGCATAGTGAATGTTTTACCTTACAATTGAACTGATCTTCTTTCTCGATTTGATTGCTAACCATACAACCATTCAAATGGTCCTGCATCAGTTCTGTATCTTCCTGCTGACTAGCTTCTCCATATTGAGAGGAAGGATCTTCAGTTTCAGGTTGTTCTCCAGAACCAACTGTATCAAGGACTAGCACGTTTTGCTCATCATTAATGTCATTCTGTGAGAGTCGCGGCATAAGAGAATTACAAAATCTTGTTACGGAGTCCAGAGGATTCTGCATTATCCCCCTAAAAGCCTCTGAGGCATTGGGGGAATCGAAAATTAATAGGTCGGTAGCATCAGAGATCAAACTCTCCCAATCACAGCCTGTCCCTTCTCTTCTTTGGCCACTCTGGCATATGTTCTGTAGATGTGCTTCACCTTCACCATCAGATGAACCATTTTCAGAGGTCTTTTGAGCATGTGGAACGAGTGGAGCTGACAAGCTAGCCGCTTCCAACCCACAACCTGCCTCAGTACCACAAGAAGTTGTTGCGTCACATTCAGGGCTACCACAGTCATATTTCAAATTTCTCGGCAGCTCAATCACAAACTTTGAGTGCTCACAAGGTGGTTCCGCAGAAGTTTCTCCTACAGGATCCCCTGGAACACAATTCTCATGCAGCTCCTCTGCGTTAATATAGAGTTCAGCTGCATCTTCATTCACAGAGACTTTGTTACCGCTTTCCAGAGAGGACTCAGGTTTTGACGGATCTGAAGGGTTATGCCTGAAAGAAATGCAAGAATAATTTACCACGCAAAATAGGTGGTAAAAAaagcaagtaaaaaaaaaatacagcagTCAATTACCTCCTCAGGAACCTGGATTCCTTGTGAGAACTGACATGGGGTGAAGTGAAAACGGAAGGAAGGGAAGCGAAACTGAGGGAGCTGAACGTCTGAGTAATGTGCACAGACTTAACCGGCTTGATAGGAGAAAGACTACTGATATAGTTAAAGACTGGAGAATCCTGCActtatgaaaaacaaaaaactttacAGGATGAAaaaattacacacacacacacaacgaTCATAACATAAATATGGGTCATGTACTCCGGGTATACACATTCTCGAATGTTATGGCCAAATCCTGAACCAGATGAACTCTCCTAGGAAAACACATATTTCTTCGCACTTTAATATAATATCTAAAAAATTATACACAACTAATAATATAATATCTAAAAAATTGCActagcaaaagaaaagaagatccACATATTACATATAAATCACAATCAAGCAAAAATTGACCACGAAATCTGGGAAAATGAATGTCAACAAAACTAATTATCtgaaaattttcatgaaaaccgATAAATCAAATCTGTTAATAACTTTACTGAAACGTCTGCCTCACCAAATTATGGCTTTACGACCTCAAATCTGCTGGAGAATGTGATTATCATCTTGTAACAAATAATTAAGTAACAAGTGACTCAAAAAGTTCCTCAAGAAAACAAATagctcaagaaaaaaaataaaaaataaaagtaaaaaaaaaataaaaataaaaataaaaaagcttagCAATGCATTCAatctaaaataaaagaaaagaaatttcgAATTTAATTCCATCACCTTCTGCAAACCAGTAAAAAAAGGTGGTAAATTGGTAAAAATTAGGTCCAAAGCAATCCCAAATTGAGTTTTTATTCAAAGAAAATCATTTCTCAAGAAGCCAAATTGTGACAACTGACCGTAAAATTGAGATTATTTTTGAGATCCAAATCATAAATTTCTGTAATCCCACATAAAGCAGACACTTTTCCAAAAtaaaagcagaaaataaaatgagaaaactGTCAATTAATTATCTCAAAAGAATTATCAAGTCATCCAAAAAAATGAGAGCTGATCCAGCTGAAAATCAAACATCAACCCACATGCAGTGATGCAGGGCAACTGCAACCCATGAAACTAAAATgggaaaaacaaaaccaaaaaaatcctaGGTCAACTTTCTCAAGAAATTCACGAGCTTTAGAAACACAGAGGAGACAACCTCAAAAACCCAGTTCAGAAACAACCTTAAAATTTcggaattaaaaaataaataaataaataaaacaaaatgggctCAAACCCTGACCTCAAATTTGGCCTTGGGGGTGCCGATCTGGTTCCTCTCGGGGGTGTCCATTTCCAGAGAGGCAGCTCCACCGCATGCCACCACTACCTCAGCCACTCCATCAGCCCACAACCACcgctacacacacacacacacacactctctctctctctctctctctctctctctctctctacacgtTTTGGTGCTGAATTTAGTCTCCTTCTCTCTAAAGCCCAAACtgtaaaaaaaaggaagaaatggcGAGGTGGGTCTGCTGGAATTTGGAAAATAGGTCTAGGATTTTCAAGAAGCGGGAAGGCGGGAGAGTTTGGAAACAAGCAGAGCAATAGATTTTTCTTGTGGGGATAACTTTGACCctaccaccaccaccccaaGGCCCCACTGCTCTCAACAGCTGTATCTatctatgtatatatgtttgtgTAATTTTctcacccccacccccacccaaCCCACCACCACCCAGCTTTTAAAAAAAGGGTAACGTACATGGATTTTCTcaaatctttctttgtttcggtttctctctctcactcctcactcactcactcactcactctctcacttCCTTCTTCACCCATTTTTGGTCTATGGCACTTGGGTCTTCGGCTTTTTATATTAATAATGTTGCTTTGATTTGCATTCTTTTCACTACTTGACTTTGTAAACTGTAGTACTTTTCCTTTGAGTCATTGACTATTTTGCCACTCTTCAtctaaattggaaaaaaaaactagttttgGCCTTTTGGAATCACCCATTGTGGCAGTCAATGCCAATAGAATTACTTTTATCTTCTTACATTTTTTACATGTTAATGCGCAGAAGAGTGTCATAGATCTATCTACATGTGAGTGTTCTTCTTAAGGGAAATGTACATTTCCAATTCAACATTACATTTCCATTTTGGTGTAAATTATATCGTCTTTACAGGGTTAAAACCATCACTTTAACATCTAATACAAGGTTAAGAGTGTCTATGCACCACCTGACACGTagttaaaatcaataaatttgatGTTACAATCTATATTCGACTTCTCAAATATTGTTATTAATTAGCCATATACATGTCATATCCTAATGTAATTTGTTTGAATTAGTAGGATcaattctcaagatattaagaACTCGAGGTAAATCAACAAAACGGGCCCTGCACGTattatttggaattttgaagcttattttatgttttatgttttaatttttttattttatttttggataagATGTATTATTCAAACATCATAATATAGTACAAAAGACATCCAAACAAAACTAATCCAATATTAAAcgttaatataaaaaatgaatcGTAAAACTTATTTTATGTTtggataaattacacaaaactactttAACTATGGATCGAATgatactttcatacctcatctttttaaaatgacaatgtcatacttcatcttatgaatttgtgacaatgtcaaacctccgtcagttttttctgttaatttctccaTTAAATACTAACATGGCTAGAGAcgggacccactttctattaaaaaattaattaaatataaaaaaatttaattaaatattaaaaaataaaaataaaaacccaaaaaaccaaaaaaactcaACCCACACCCAGATGTTGCCCATTGACCCGTGTCCCTTCCACTACCCCACAGACTCGGACATCATCGTAAATCAGACTGGTTCTCAGTCCGAGTTCAGGTTGACGCCATCATTTTAGGCATCCAGGTGCAGATCAAGGGTAGTGGAGTAAGGGAGGTTGAGTAGTCGACGAAGATGACGTCATGGAACAGCGTCGTTGCGATCTCCAAATCAAGGTTTTTGACGACCCAATGCCTTCAACTTTAActctttcttcatttttcaacaaCGACGACGGTGGCGTAACAAATCGACGCTACTAGCGGTGGAGACTTCGCCTGTGATAGGACCAGCGTCGTCGAAAGACGGGTAGGGCTGCGAGCTCCAGTCGATTTAGAATGCAGGTTGGAGATCGTGACCAGATTGAGAGAAGGGATCCAGAGATGCAATATTGGGTTCTCCTTTTGGGGTTTTTCGAATTGCGGCAATAATTGCTGCAATGGGAAGGTGGGTTTTGTTCCTCCGGGGTCGGGGTCTTCTATGGTGGTGGATTTCGTTGAAGTTTCAGCTTCGTGTCTTCTGTCAAGCTTAAGTCTCGagcttctttgtttttgtttttgctatattttatttttctttggttttttttggtgGGGTGGTAAAGATGGAGGAAGAAAGGCGGCGATGaggtggtgaaggaaggttttttcttttttggaaggGGGGGAAGACACGGGTTAATGGGGAAGGTTGGGGGGACGGGGAAGAGTTTGGTGGATgtcaaagagaagaagaaggttgGTGCGGGTGGAGGAAAGGGGAGGCCTACACCCCTAcgccattttattttatttttttgttttttttattcttaattttttaattttttaatattttattattataaatatctttaattattttttaattcagcTGGATTAGTAAGTGGACCTCGTTTCTagccacgttagcatttaacagataaattaacagaaaaactaacagaggtttgacattgtcacaaattcgtaagatgaagatgaggtatgatattgtcacctttaaaagatgaggtataaaaGTGTAGTCAgaccaatagttaaggtagtttttgtCATTTAGCCTTTATGTTTTAAGTTGAATAAcatttttcataaaacaattGAGTATTTGAACGATATCTTTTGTTCAAAAACATGAGTTAAAGTACTTAGAGTTAAAGTACTTGCCactataattaattatcaactAGAATGTAGTGGTAAGTACCTCGACTAGATTGTTCAAAAACTCAAGGATTGTGGTGGCCAAATAccacttttatatatatacacacacacacaacataTTTAGCAAAGATTCATCGCACATGTTTTCATATACAAAATACATTTCACTTCATTAGAATTTTAATGTTTGTATTAAGACCAAAAGGAAATCATGCAATTCTTCTTACATTAGTTATGTAACGTTTGTATTACCAAAAATGATAAACGTAATTAGGGATGACGATTACGATATATAAACATTTACACACCCTCCTTAAGTTAATTAACAACAAGGCAATGTATAAATGGAACGCCCTAAAATCTTATTGTGCTTCTAATTTGTATGAAAATTAATtcgtaaataaataaatgcatatGTAAAAATCACCAACTGCATGATGATACTTATTGTTGGTCCTATTTACGCTTTGTCGCCATCTTGGTTGATATTACCTTTTTAGCCCTATGATTGAACGTCGAAGCTGATTTTTAGCGTCTATGCCGAAGGGCTTTTTGGAGAATGTCTAAAATATTAATAGTTCTTAGCATTTACTCTCCACTGTTTGTTTTGGTGCCTGAGTAACGACAGCGAGTTAAGCAGTTTTGGAGCGCAACGGTTTCAAATGGCAGGCTTCGATTGAGGTCCACCACTCTCTGTGGATCCTACGAGCTTGTAATTATGGATTTAGTTTAACAATAATTATGCTACCAAACACAAGAGAACATCATATAAGACGTTAGATGTTTTGTTGGCCATTCCAATGTTCCACTTCAAGGGGTTCaccaaattaaccctcttgtctCATAGAGCATGTGTATATCCTCATCACAATGACGTCTTATATCATAAATTTTTTTCCCAGTCTCTTTTTGGaacaagttttctatatgaacgAGCGCATGTATTTAAATTTCTCTCACAGATGTAGATAATGAATAATGCTACTAGTAATTACCTAATATAACGAAGTAGGATTCTCTCATTTCCAAATCTCATGCCCTCCTCTCTCACTTTCCTTTTTGCCTCTCATTTCCAAATCTCCTTCCCTCTTCTCTCACTTTcctttttgtctttctctttctatagaGAAGTCaacataaaatgttgacatgacttAATCGTGAACATTCAAATAAGAGAGGATGGAAGGAAAATGGAATTTagagaggagagaatcctactcctaaTATAATAGcccaatctatttattttgttgctAAGACACCTAGTTTGATGTtatttagtactacgatttagtgatatttctcttcacttgtaaatgaaaggTTTTAGACTCGATTTTTGctaaaggtaaatttgaaccacGTTATTGTTAGCACATTGTGAGGCCTAGTCCATTCTCTtgcttttagtgtaaataatatcgtttattaaaattaaaataaaaaaacacctGGTTTGATGGACAAACCTCAAAATTTACTCGTTTCAGTGCCAAGTAAAGAATCAACATTGATAATTGTGACTCAACATGTAAGGTGCGATATAAGTCCCATCATAAACTTTTACATTAATGTTACACCTGCAAGTAAGGTATCAAAATCAACCAAAATGTAAATAGACGAGGCTCGTAATTATTGATAATTCCATGTTCACCGTTGGTCTTTACACCACTTTTACAAAGTTTGGTATAATGGTATTCACTAGGTGTCCTTTATTAGGGCATGTGGTCCCATAAAAAATAAAGGCGTAGTGGTAGTGTCACGTGATTCACCCCcacaaattttggttttttaaccCATGCAGAACAGCACAAgatcaaaataaatataaaaaataaaaataaaaaagaagcttATAATTTGCTCTTTCCCAACTGCCCACATTCCCTGAGAGCGGAAGTTCATGCGAAATCATAGTGTCTACTACATGCGTACTTTAATTTGTCACACCACACAAATTCTGCAATATAAGTtggtcttttttttattattattcactttatttttttcctaattATTGACTGACAAGAAAATTAGTAAATTAGTATTTGGATAAGCGCATTCGTAGGTATAGTTGTGATTAATTATTTGAAGTGTGATGACCTGTTAGGGCTTTAGTAGTGAGTGTCAGATTGTGGGTTATTAGGGTTGACCAAAATACTtaggattttaattaattaagattaagaTGCTCTTGTAATCCGCAAGAAATTTCAgaaaagataataaaaattaaattaattaatctaaTGAATGATTCATGCGAATGTGAATCAATACAAATTACGTGAGGctaatttatctatttatttattttctgcaaGTGAGATCTTGTGGAAATGGGTCAGTCAGAaactgttttgtttttctttgtgttGTGTTGCACTAGGAAGTTTCTCTCACTGACAAATATGTACTGCCATTTGcctattctttaaaaaaaaaaaacataaataagaatACTAGGCAAAAGTcagtattttattttgatttttgtagGTATGTTAATGTGGGGCGAATGTGTATGTTATCCTACCAAATAGAAGGCTTGTGGTCATCCTTTTCCCACTTATCTTTAGCCTATACATTGACCACTTGCTAcaagttttgtttttcacttttgaCTCGATGGTGAGAGGAAGGGAGGATTTTAGCACTAAATGTGGATTTAAGTGTTCTACCACTGAAACTATAAGAATCTGCTTTCACTTTAAAgcttaaaacctaaaaaatttgGATCTAGAGTCTGGGCTGCCTATGCCCAATTACAAAAGTATACTTTGTTGGAAAATTAGCTTATGGCTTATGAGatcaatgtttgttttttatttttcattttaaggTTATTTTTCTTACAACGTTGATGCATGTCTCTAGTTAGCCACCAACAAAGTCAAACAACCTCGAGCATGGGTTTGGTTCACTTGTGTCCATAGTTGTTTGAAGTGGCCCAAAAAAAGTCTAAGACACTAGTGTGGTACTGGTATGTGACAAAGACCCTTAGATATCTAAGTTAGAACCAGaatttgagttcaaataaatAGAGGTTTCAAAGGAGAAGATATAGGGATTCAATTAGTATAAATAGAGGCTTTAGAGAGAAGGAGagtgttggaaaatattaagggtaaattatataaaaccacctcaactattgggtcaaccacagtttcataccccatctttaaaacatttcaatgtcatatcttatcttacgaatttgttgcaatgtcatacctttgTTAGTTTATCTGTCAATTCCtccgttaaatgctgacatgacTTGAGGTGGGGCCTTCTCCCTGGCCCAActggattaaaatttaattaaatattaaaaattaaaaaaatataatcatttaaatatttttatagaaaaaaaaggtGGGACCTATCCCCAACAAACCCATCACCCTCACCCTTATTCCCAGTCCACCCCAAACATCGACCTCACCCATCTCTGGTCACCCCAACCTCTCATCCGCCACCTTTTCGACTCCCTCTCCCTCCGTTCCTCTCCTCCCCTTCCTTGCCAAACTATCCACAATGGTCAtttgaacatgaaaaatataattttacatAAACTTCTAGCTATCTCTCTATCGCCCTCCTCATTCCCACCTCCATTATTGTTGCTAGATTACTTGCAGGTTAAAGAAACGGAGGTGAGAGTTTGAACCCATCAACTCCCTCCCTCCTTCCCTTTTCTCCCTCTCCAATCTCGTAGTGCTGGACCCCTCTTTCAACCTAGTCTGTGGCAAAATTCCACCAGATCTCTGCCTTTCATAGGCTTAAACTCGACCCGATCCTCCTTGTCTTCCCCAGTTTCCGGCTTAAGATCCAAACAGAGCCACTGGGAAATTTATGGGTCGTAAGCGGAGGTGTTGGACCAGCTTGAGAGAGAATTTTAGGGGTCTTTAATTTGGGGGCTTTTCCTGTTACGTCGTGAGCTTTATGGGTTAGATCTTCCTGTCGAAGAACAACTCATCGGTAGAGCTCATCTTCCTGTTCAAGACGACGATTTTGAGGTTCTGAGTGTACTGGATGAGTTGGAGAATATTTTTGGTTATTGATATGGGACTCGGCAACGAGGAGAGTGTAAGGAAGATGAGGACATCAATAGAGGAAGGGGGAGGATAATGAGTGGTGGAGGAGGTTTACACAATGAGACTAGCTTTAGAATTTTCAACTAAAAAGTGATTAATTTGGTAAGATTTGTGTAAAACTGTTGTGATTGTGGCATATAGGGCTTTGGATGAAGTCCAGGTGAGGGAGGAGAAGGTGAGGTTGATGTCCTTAGGTGGGCTGGGGAAAAAAGGTGAAGGTGATTGGTTTGCAAGGGGTGGGTCccattttttcaacaaaaatatttaaatgattgattttttaatatttaattaatttttaatccaattgggTTAGGGAGTGGGCCTCGCCTCAAGCtatgtcagcatttaacggaGGAATTGACTGACAAACTgacagaggtatgacattgcaacaaattcgtaagataaggtataatattgaaatgttttaaagatgggTATGAA
This Pyrus communis chromosome 6, drPyrComm1.1, whole genome shotgun sequence DNA region includes the following protein-coding sequences:
- the LOC137738029 gene encoding protein tesmin/TSO1-like CXC 2, which gives rise to MDTPERNQIGTPKAKFEDSPVFNYISSLSPIKPVKSVHITQTFSSLSFASLPSVFTSPHVSSHKESRFLRRHNPSDPSKPESSLESGNKVSVNEDAAELYINAEELHENCVPGDPVGETSAEPPCEHSKFVIELPRNLKYDCGSPECDATTSCGTEAGCGLEAASLSAPLVPHAQKTSENGSSDGEGEAHLQNICQSGQRREGTGCDWESLISDATDLLIFDSPNASEAFRGIMQNPLDSVTRFCNSLMPRLSQNDINDEQNVLVLDTVGSGEQPETEDPSSQYGEASQQEDTELMQDHLNGCMVSNQIEKEDQFNCKPGLNLHRGLRRRCLDFEMAEARRKSLDNVPNSSSLLSQSDEKITTNDKQLVPMKPGGESARCILPGIGLHLNALATTSKDYKTIKRENMAYGRQLSLPNLSASAHSPTAGQGPGHESFSSASSERDMDGTENGVQLLQDASQEPAFLANEEFNQNSPKMKRRKFEQAGETESSCKRCNCKKSKCLKLYCECFAAGVYCIEPCSCQECFNKPIHEDTVLATRKQIESRNPLAFAPKVIRTADPVPEYGEESSKTPASARHKRGCNCKKSSCLKKYCECYQGGVGCSISCRCEGCKNAFGRKDGSFVGTETEADEEETEACDKSVAENHQQKNEIQKNEEQRQDSALPSTPLRLSRQFSLPFSSKNKPPRSSTFNIGSSSGLYTITIQKLGKPNILCPESNLEGHNQAVPEDEMPEILQGDGSPSTGIKTASPNGKRVSPPNNEFGPSPGRRAGRKLILQSIPSFPSLTPQH